Proteins encoded within one genomic window of Kibdelosporangium phytohabitans:
- a CDS encoding lytic polysaccharide monooxygenase auxiliary activity family 9 protein — protein MTKRRRSALVALLGAIPVVLSAVLPVSVANAHGSTMNPPSRTWQCRFNENPENPASAACRAAVAAGGTQAFYDWHEVNLPNVAGNHRSMIPDGQLCGAGRAKYSGLNLARDDWPATKLTPGANFTFGVKATAAHQGVWTSYVTRDGYNPLQPLRWSDMVQFNQVTNPVPVNGVYQIATKLPSGKSGRHVVFTIWQRQLPDSGEAFYLCNDVIF, from the coding sequence ATGACCAAGCGCCGCAGATCCGCACTGGTCGCCCTGCTCGGAGCGATCCCCGTCGTGTTGTCCGCCGTCCTGCCGGTGTCCGTGGCGAACGCGCACGGCTCGACCATGAACCCGCCGAGCCGGACCTGGCAGTGCCGGTTCAACGAGAATCCGGAAAACCCGGCTTCGGCCGCGTGCCGGGCGGCGGTCGCCGCCGGGGGAACGCAGGCCTTCTACGACTGGCACGAGGTCAACCTGCCCAACGTCGCGGGCAACCACCGGTCGATGATCCCGGACGGCCAGCTCTGCGGCGCGGGCCGGGCCAAGTACTCCGGGCTGAACCTGGCCCGCGACGACTGGCCCGCCACGAAACTCACGCCGGGCGCGAACTTCACCTTCGGTGTCAAAGCCACCGCGGCGCACCAGGGCGTGTGGACGTCGTACGTCACCCGTGACGGCTACAACCCGCTGCAACCGCTGCGCTGGTCCGACATGGTCCAGTTCAACCAGGTGACCAACCCGGTCCCGGTCAACGGCGTGTACCAGATCGCCACCAAGCTGCCGAGCGGCAAGAGCGGCAGGCACGTGGTCTTCACGATCTGGCAGCGCCAGCTGCCCGACAGCGGCGAGGCTTTCTACCTCTGCAACGACGTCATTTTCTAG
- a CDS encoding S8 family serine peptidase produces the protein MSTAVLGLATPTAALAEQPAPPEQPVPSDAKQLDSRDRALVAEAEKAGKPSVTVLVAAEHGRADSAASELRAIGANVKSVEKDLDYLKVTLPPGKARQAVKLDSIRAIDVDGLIARDEPRPDGMGNPLPQPAPGPNTPRVNPYMPTGDTHAAQFGKVFPFWDGKNVTVAVLDSGVDLDHPALAKTSGGERKIVDWYNANSPDSGDSTWVAMSQQTYTGQFTTAGRTWTAPATGGPYSIGVFAENAGANDFAAANSEIGGDVNRDGDKADRFGVLQDTTTKEVRVDLNGNGNFTDDAALIDYKVKQDVGHFGTDNPATPAVKETVPFVVQTDKSVYGTTDTPFVGLGIAAAAHGSHVAGISAGNALLDGKMAGAAPGAKVLAIKACLSTPSCTESGLIDGVVYAARNGADVVNISIGGLPPLNDGNNARAVLYNRVIKEFNVQLFISAGNSGSGANTVGDPSVATDAVSVGSYVTKETWLSNYGSQTAKKEGLHPYSSRGPAEDGGFKPNIIAPGSAISSIPQWQPAQPLPGTYTLPVGYAHFNGTSMAAPQATGAAALLVSAYKATHGGKRPSTAALRNAIYSSARFVDGLGAYEQGNGLFDVFGAALYLAANPNPDTVTSSVEVNTVLDGFLAKPGVGVGIHDREGVVQGKQYTRTYTFTRTTGGDRTAPYRLKWIGNDGTFSSAGSVNLPLNKPVTVDVRVNPRQGGVHSAVLELDNPFTSGTDSQLLNTVFVPQQVNAGNKFTVTNSGKIDRNQTQNFFVNVPQGTTGLKFDLTGGGAAAGAGQVRFIRVDPRGIPIDVTSTTNCYNPDAGAGCTTGSPTTRTVNNPIPGVWEVYVEARRTSDVASAPFSLTTTAITTKISPNPDTIDSLQAGVPSNRNYSVTNSAGAFNGKLVGGPLSSSLTLRPSIVTDAQQQRQINVLPGSTSLRVAIGNTSDIKADLDLALFNCTSGSCVLAAQSADADSEEAVSVSNPAPGVWISLVVGYAVPAGTTDYDYNDLFSSPQLGTVTVNDSDAQRGLGATWNAPATVTAAAVPPAGRKLQGDLTVRTSDGGIVGNGSILINTVTP, from the coding sequence ATGAGCACCGCCGTGCTCGGCCTGGCGACGCCGACGGCGGCGCTCGCCGAGCAACCCGCCCCACCGGAGCAGCCGGTTCCATCCGACGCCAAGCAGCTCGACTCCCGCGACCGGGCGCTCGTCGCCGAGGCGGAGAAGGCGGGCAAGCCGTCGGTCACCGTCCTCGTCGCCGCCGAGCACGGCCGTGCCGACTCGGCCGCCAGCGAACTGCGCGCCATCGGCGCGAACGTCAAGTCCGTCGAGAAGGACCTCGACTACCTGAAGGTGACGCTGCCGCCGGGCAAGGCGCGCCAAGCGGTCAAGCTCGACTCGATCCGCGCGATCGACGTCGACGGCCTGATCGCCAGGGACGAGCCGCGCCCCGACGGCATGGGCAACCCGCTGCCGCAGCCAGCACCGGGCCCCAACACCCCTCGGGTCAACCCGTACATGCCGACCGGCGACACGCACGCCGCCCAGTTCGGCAAGGTGTTCCCGTTCTGGGACGGCAAGAACGTCACCGTGGCCGTTTTGGACAGTGGGGTCGACCTCGACCACCCCGCGCTGGCCAAGACCTCCGGCGGCGAGCGCAAGATCGTCGACTGGTACAACGCCAACTCCCCGGACTCCGGTGACAGCACCTGGGTCGCGATGTCCCAGCAGACCTACACCGGCCAGTTCACCACCGCCGGGCGGACGTGGACCGCGCCCGCGACCGGTGGCCCGTACAGCATCGGTGTGTTCGCCGAGAACGCCGGCGCCAACGACTTCGCCGCGGCCAACAGCGAGATCGGCGGTGACGTCAACCGCGACGGCGACAAGGCCGACCGGTTCGGCGTGCTGCAGGACACCACCACCAAAGAGGTGCGCGTCGACCTCAACGGCAACGGCAACTTCACCGACGACGCCGCGCTGATCGACTACAAGGTCAAGCAGGACGTCGGCCACTTCGGCACCGACAACCCGGCGACGCCCGCGGTCAAGGAGACCGTGCCGTTCGTCGTGCAGACCGACAAGTCGGTCTACGGCACCACCGACACCCCGTTCGTCGGCCTCGGCATCGCCGCCGCCGCGCACGGCTCGCACGTCGCCGGTATCTCCGCTGGCAACGCGCTCCTGGACGGCAAGATGGCCGGTGCCGCACCCGGCGCCAAGGTCCTCGCCATCAAGGCGTGCCTGTCGACGCCGTCGTGCACCGAGAGCGGCCTGATCGACGGTGTCGTGTACGCGGCCCGCAACGGCGCCGACGTCGTCAACATCTCGATCGGTGGCCTGCCGCCGCTCAACGACGGCAACAACGCCCGCGCGGTGCTCTACAACCGCGTCATCAAGGAATTCAACGTCCAGCTGTTCATCTCGGCCGGCAACAGCGGCTCCGGTGCCAACACCGTCGGCGACCCGTCGGTGGCCACCGACGCGGTCAGCGTCGGCTCGTACGTCACCAAGGAGACCTGGCTGTCGAACTACGGTTCGCAGACGGCCAAGAAGGAAGGCCTGCACCCGTACTCGTCGCGTGGACCGGCCGAGGACGGCGGCTTCAAGCCGAACATCATCGCGCCCGGCTCGGCGATCTCGTCGATCCCGCAGTGGCAGCCCGCCCAGCCGCTGCCCGGCACGTACACGCTGCCGGTCGGCTACGCGCACTTCAACGGCACCTCGATGGCCGCCCCACAGGCGACCGGTGCCGCCGCGCTGCTCGTGAGCGCCTACAAGGCGACCCACGGCGGCAAGCGGCCCAGCACGGCCGCGCTGCGCAACGCGATCTACTCCTCGGCGCGGTTCGTCGACGGCCTCGGCGCGTACGAGCAGGGCAACGGCCTGTTCGACGTGTTCGGTGCGGCTCTCTACCTGGCTGCCAACCCGAACCCGGACACCGTGACCAGCTCGGTCGAGGTGAACACGGTTCTGGACGGCTTCCTGGCCAAGCCGGGTGTCGGCGTCGGCATCCACGACCGTGAGGGCGTCGTGCAGGGCAAGCAGTACACCCGCACCTACACCTTCACCCGGACCACCGGCGGCGACCGCACGGCGCCGTACCGTCTGAAGTGGATCGGCAACGACGGTACGTTCTCCTCGGCCGGTTCGGTGAACCTGCCGCTGAACAAGCCCGTCACGGTCGACGTCCGCGTCAACCCGCGTCAGGGCGGCGTGCACTCGGCCGTGCTGGAGCTGGACAACCCGTTCACCTCCGGCACCGACTCGCAGCTGCTGAACACCGTGTTCGTGCCGCAGCAGGTCAACGCGGGCAACAAGTTCACCGTCACCAACAGCGGCAAGATCGACCGCAACCAGACCCAGAACTTCTTCGTCAACGTGCCGCAGGGCACGACCGGCCTGAAGTTCGACCTGACCGGCGGCGGCGCCGCGGCCGGTGCGGGACAGGTCCGGTTCATCCGGGTCGACCCGCGCGGCATCCCGATCGACGTGACGTCCACGACCAACTGCTACAACCCGGACGCCGGTGCGGGCTGCACCACGGGATCGCCGACCACCCGCACGGTCAACAACCCGATCCCGGGCGTGTGGGAGGTCTACGTCGAGGCACGGCGCACCTCGGACGTCGCTTCGGCGCCGTTCTCGCTGACCACGACGGCCATCACGACGAAGATCAGCCCGAACCCGGACACGATCGACTCGTTGCAGGCCGGTGTGCCGTCCAACCGGAACTACTCGGTCACCAACTCGGCCGGTGCGTTCAACGGCAAACTGGTCGGTGGCCCGCTGAGCAGCTCGCTGACGCTGCGGCCGAGCATCGTGACCGACGCCCAGCAGCAGCGCCAGATCAACGTGCTGCCGGGCTCGACGTCGCTGCGGGTGGCGATCGGCAACACCAGTGACATCAAGGCCGACCTCGACCTGGCGCTGTTCAACTGCACCAGCGGGTCGTGCGTGCTGGCGGCGCAGAGCGCGGACGCGGACTCCGAGGAAGCGGTCAGCGTCAGCAACCCGGCTCCTGGCGTGTGGATCTCGTTGGTCGTCGGTTACGCGGTGCCCGCGGGCACCACGGACTACGACTACAACGACCTGTTCTCCTCGCCGCAGCTGGGCACGGTGACTGTCAACGACAGTGACGCGCAGCGTGGCCTCGGGGCGACCTGGAACGCGCCTGCCACGGTGACCGCCGCGGCGGTCCCGCCGGCCGGTCGCAAGCTGCAGGGTGACCTGACGGTCCGGACGAGCGACGGCGGAATCGTCGGCAACGGTTCGATTCTGATCAACACCGTCACGCCGTAA
- a CDS encoding FAD-dependent monooxygenase: protein MIAIAGGGPNGLMLACELALAGLRPVVLEKLAERSQEPKANGMVGQVVRLLHHRGLHERLGGGETPFRTPGYMFGMLPLDLSAVPDNPLTILPVPQHRIEQVLEERALELGVEIRRGHEVTGFTQDDSGVHVRVLGPRGVHELSVEFLVGADGGRSTVRKLAGIGFPGVSTEKGVVRVAHVSLPERVDGNLEVPGHGPIPPGSHVRTEHGVFMHIELEQGKPLVMTVEWDPADDLPMTLDELRQSIHRVLGADVPVGPPRAHGPHMLRRTSGGNTRIAEKYRRGRVFLIGDAAHVHSAMGGPGLNLGLQDAANLGWKLAGHVHGWAPPGLLDTYEAERRPAAERVVVHTQAQTALTGPGPEVTALRTFFAELMAGADVATHIAETMAGADIRYPTGANHPLAGRFLPDWGPVSLLSQARPLLLDLTRKPALRDIAAEWADRVDVVELESTYAHADALLVRPDGYVAWAGDGVLSGLREELAAWFGSPRILAAVTN from the coding sequence ATGATCGCGATAGCCGGGGGCGGGCCGAACGGTCTGATGCTGGCCTGTGAACTCGCACTGGCCGGGTTGCGTCCGGTCGTGCTCGAGAAACTGGCTGAACGAAGCCAGGAACCGAAGGCGAACGGCATGGTCGGCCAGGTGGTCCGGCTGCTGCACCACCGCGGCCTGCACGAGCGGCTCGGTGGCGGTGAGACTCCATTCCGGACACCCGGCTACATGTTCGGCATGCTGCCGTTGGATCTCAGCGCGGTCCCTGACAACCCGCTGACGATCCTCCCTGTGCCGCAACACCGGATCGAGCAGGTGCTGGAGGAGCGGGCGCTGGAGCTCGGTGTGGAGATCCGGCGTGGCCACGAGGTCACCGGCTTCACCCAGGACGACTCCGGCGTCCACGTCCGGGTCCTTGGTCCGCGGGGAGTCCACGAGCTCAGCGTGGAGTTCCTCGTCGGCGCGGACGGCGGGCGCAGCACGGTCCGCAAGCTCGCCGGGATCGGCTTCCCGGGTGTGTCCACAGAGAAGGGTGTGGTTCGGGTAGCGCACGTGTCGCTGCCCGAACGCGTCGACGGGAACCTGGAAGTACCGGGGCACGGCCCGATCCCGCCCGGTTCGCACGTCAGGACCGAACACGGTGTGTTCATGCACATCGAGCTGGAACAAGGCAAACCGTTGGTGATGACCGTCGAGTGGGATCCGGCGGACGACCTACCAATGACCCTTGACGAACTGCGGCAAAGCATCCACCGCGTGCTCGGCGCGGACGTGCCCGTCGGGCCGCCGCGGGCGCACGGTCCGCACATGCTGCGCCGGACCTCGGGTGGCAACACCCGGATCGCCGAGAAGTACCGGCGCGGCCGTGTTTTCCTGATCGGCGACGCGGCGCACGTGCACTCCGCGATGGGTGGTCCCGGGCTGAACCTCGGATTGCAGGATGCGGCAAATCTGGGCTGGAAGCTTGCCGGGCACGTGCACGGCTGGGCGCCGCCCGGACTGCTCGACACCTACGAAGCCGAACGCCGCCCAGCCGCCGAACGCGTTGTCGTGCACACCCAAGCCCAGACCGCGTTGACGGGCCCAGGGCCCGAAGTGACCGCGCTGCGGACGTTCTTCGCCGAACTGATGGCGGGCGCCGACGTCGCCACGCACATCGCGGAAACCATGGCCGGGGCGGACATCCGGTACCCGACGGGCGCGAACCACCCGCTGGCGGGCCGATTCCTGCCCGACTGGGGCCCGGTGTCCCTGTTGTCCCAAGCGCGCCCGCTGTTGCTCGACCTCACCCGCAAGCCGGCGCTGAGGGACATCGCGGCCGAATGGGCCGATCGGGTGGACGTGGTCGAGCTCGAATCCACTTATGCGCATGCGGATGCGCTTCTGGTCCGGCCCGACGGGTACGTCGCGTGGGCGGGCGACGGTGTCCTGAGTGGACTGCGTGAGGAATTGGCCGCCTGGTTCGGCAGTCCGCGAATCCTTGCGGCCGTGACGAATTAG
- a CDS encoding TetR/AcrR family transcriptional regulator, which yields MSGLRERKKRATQEALSWAALRLAVERGVDNVLVEDIAADAGVSPRTFNNYFASKYEAIVWRELDRMVRIGDILRERPLDEPFWQSVEHAVLAIYGDDDATTPPDVKWTQGVRDLVNSASLRAEYLKADAAMARALAEAIAERLGRDVDKDMYPRVIAGTVGVACSAAQEQWMSADPPVPLGPLIREALGYLKREGEP from the coding sequence GTGTCAGGGTTGAGAGAACGCAAGAAACGGGCCACCCAGGAGGCGCTGAGCTGGGCGGCGTTGCGCCTCGCGGTCGAGCGTGGCGTGGACAACGTGCTGGTCGAGGACATCGCGGCGGACGCGGGTGTGTCGCCGCGGACGTTCAACAACTACTTCGCCAGCAAGTACGAGGCCATCGTCTGGCGTGAGCTGGACCGGATGGTCCGGATCGGGGACATCCTGCGGGAACGCCCGCTCGACGAGCCGTTCTGGCAGTCGGTCGAGCACGCCGTGCTCGCGATCTACGGCGACGACGACGCCACCACCCCGCCGGACGTGAAGTGGACCCAAGGCGTGCGGGACCTGGTGAACTCGGCGTCGCTGCGAGCCGAATACCTCAAAGCGGACGCGGCGATGGCGCGTGCGCTGGCCGAGGCGATCGCCGAACGCCTCGGCAGGGACGTCGACAAGGACATGTACCCGCGTGTCATCGCCGGAACCGTCGGTGTGGCGTGCAGCGCCGCGCAGGAGCAGTGGATGAGCGCCGATCCGCCGGTCCCGCTCGGGCCGCTGATCCGGGAAGCGCTGGGGTACCTGAAACGAGAGGGAGAACCATGA
- a CDS encoding acyl-CoA dehydrogenase family protein has translation MTDWIGLAEEVAARLKADAAERDRANRPPTAEVDLLRSSGLLAADESAADAVTRIIAAADASIGHLIGYHYLHLWRARLFDNPAAAQRMRADANWFWSGVSNPLDAALRLTPSGDGFIVNGRKTFATGASVADRLVVSATRVDNDEKVTFTVDAKASGISYPSDWDNTGQRLTASGGIVFEDVAVDGQDVLGPQPSDSIRLSLAALGFQLALTQIYVGIAAGALAEAAEYTRGQARPWILSGVESASADPYIAAGYGELVASVEAAGTLADRAADALRQSVDAGAELTAELRASTAVTISSAKVFATRVVNETTTKVFEFMGARATATKFGYDRFWRNARTLTLHDPVVYKAREVGAYYLTGEHPPFTGYS, from the coding sequence ATGACGGACTGGATCGGCTTGGCCGAGGAAGTCGCCGCGCGGCTCAAGGCGGACGCGGCCGAACGAGACCGGGCGAACCGGCCACCCACGGCGGAAGTGGACCTGCTGCGCTCGTCCGGCCTGCTGGCCGCCGACGAGAGCGCGGCCGACGCGGTGACCAGGATCATCGCGGCGGCGGACGCGTCGATCGGCCACCTGATCGGCTACCACTACCTGCACCTGTGGCGCGCCCGGCTGTTCGACAACCCCGCTGCCGCGCAGCGGATGCGTGCCGACGCGAACTGGTTCTGGTCGGGCGTGAGCAACCCGCTCGACGCGGCCCTGCGGCTGACCCCGAGCGGCGACGGCTTCATCGTCAACGGCCGCAAGACCTTCGCCACCGGAGCCAGCGTCGCCGACCGGCTCGTGGTCTCGGCGACCAGGGTGGACAACGACGAGAAGGTGACGTTCACCGTCGACGCCAAGGCATCCGGCATCTCGTACCCGTCCGACTGGGACAACACCGGCCAGCGGCTGACCGCGAGCGGCGGCATCGTGTTCGAGGACGTCGCGGTCGACGGCCAGGACGTGCTCGGCCCGCAGCCGTCCGACTCGATCCGGCTTTCCCTTGCCGCGCTGGGTTTCCAGCTCGCGCTGACGCAGATCTACGTCGGCATCGCGGCAGGCGCGCTCGCCGAGGCCGCCGAGTACACGCGCGGCCAGGCCCGGCCGTGGATCCTGTCCGGTGTGGAGTCGGCGTCGGCCGACCCGTACATCGCCGCCGGGTACGGGGAACTCGTCGCGTCCGTCGAAGCGGCCGGGACACTGGCCGACCGGGCGGCGGACGCGCTGCGCCAGTCGGTGGACGCCGGCGCCGAACTGACCGCCGAACTGCGAGCGAGCACGGCCGTGACCATCTCGTCGGCCAAGGTGTTCGCCACCCGCGTGGTCAACGAGACCACGACGAAGGTCTTCGAGTTCATGGGCGCGCGGGCGACCGCGACCAAGTTCGGCTACGACCGGTTCTGGCGCAACGCCAGGACGCTCACGCTGCACGACCCGGTGGTCTACAAGGCGCGCGAGGTCGGCGCGTACTACCTGACAGGCGAGCACCCGCCGTTCACGGGATACAGCTGA
- a CDS encoding s-methyl-5-thioribose-1-phosphate isomerase has product MTPVLADSVKLTDDGVLILDRRRFPFAREWVLCRNSSEVAKAIEDMVTQSSGPYFAALYGMVLAAREAAGLRPHAAYAYMEQAGVRLTNARRTNNHLRKAVHAVLSSVSGSGETLLSSALAGAQAGDDLYRGRSAALGRAAASLLPDEGGVMTHCWADLYLVDLVAAAQRDGKRLRFFCTETRPYLQGARLTAETLAEMGVDTTLISDGMGAAVLQSGEVDALVTAADRVTMTGDVINKVGTLGLAVAAAAFGVPFHAMVQAPDQDARTADDVPIEYRPGEEVLHTLGIRTASEKVRGLYPAFDVTPPRFVTTIVTDRGPFEPHRIAEYYSEGEQNQ; this is encoded by the coding sequence ATGACTCCGGTACTGGCGGACAGCGTCAAGCTCACCGACGACGGCGTGCTGATCCTGGACCGCCGCCGTTTCCCGTTCGCGCGGGAGTGGGTGCTGTGCCGTAACTCCAGCGAGGTGGCAAAAGCCATTGAGGACATGGTCACCCAGTCCTCCGGCCCCTACTTCGCCGCGCTGTACGGCATGGTCCTCGCCGCCCGCGAAGCCGCCGGGTTACGCCCGCACGCCGCGTACGCGTACATGGAACAAGCGGGCGTGCGCCTGACCAACGCGCGCCGCACGAACAACCACTTACGCAAGGCCGTACACGCCGTTCTGTCCTCAGTGTCCGGTTCCGGTGAGACGCTCCTCTCGTCCGCTCTGGCAGGCGCGCAGGCCGGGGACGACCTCTACCGCGGCCGCAGCGCCGCGCTGGGACGGGCGGCCGCGTCGCTGCTGCCCGACGAAGGCGGTGTGATGACGCACTGCTGGGCCGACCTGTACCTGGTCGACCTGGTCGCCGCGGCCCAGCGCGACGGCAAACGCCTGCGCTTCTTCTGCACCGAGACCCGCCCGTACCTGCAGGGCGCCCGGCTGACCGCGGAGACACTGGCCGAGATGGGCGTGGACACCACCTTGATCTCCGACGGGATGGGCGCGGCCGTGCTGCAGTCCGGCGAGGTGGACGCGCTGGTGACCGCGGCCGACCGGGTCACGATGACCGGTGACGTGATCAACAAGGTCGGCACGCTGGGGCTGGCCGTGGCCGCGGCGGCGTTCGGCGTGCCGTTCCACGCCATGGTGCAGGCCCCCGACCAGGACGCGCGGACAGCCGACGACGTGCCGATCGAGTACCGGCCGGGCGAGGAAGTCCTGCACACCCTGGGCATCCGCACAGCGAGCGAGAAGGTGCGCGGCCTCTACCCCGCGTTCGACGTGACACCGCCGCGGTTCGTCACCACGATCGTGACCGACCGGGGTCCGTTCGAGCCGCACCGGATCGCCGAGTACTACAGCGAAGGAGAACAGAACCAGTGA
- the mtnC gene encoding acireductone synthase, translating into MTALTARWVVVDIEGTLTPTSQVHVVLYDYARPRLGPWIDANGDDPVVVEAVAQIRLLGELPDSAGTPDIVEVLHGWMDADQKIAPLKTLQGLIWQRGYAEGDLVTDLFPDVTPALRAWHDKGLDLAVFSSGSVAGQVAAFSRTSDGDITTLFSQHFDTVNAGPKREAPSYRAIATALNAPPEQIVFLSDVPAELDAAAEDGWQTVGLARPGEPFGDADFGSHLAIESFAQITVDPA; encoded by the coding sequence GTGACCGCGCTGACCGCACGGTGGGTCGTCGTCGACATCGAAGGCACCCTGACCCCGACCAGCCAGGTGCACGTCGTGCTCTACGACTACGCGCGGCCCCGCCTCGGCCCGTGGATCGACGCGAACGGCGACGACCCCGTGGTCGTCGAGGCCGTCGCCCAGATCCGCCTGCTGGGCGAGCTGCCCGACTCGGCGGGCACGCCGGACATCGTCGAGGTGCTGCACGGCTGGATGGACGCCGACCAGAAGATCGCGCCGCTGAAAACGCTGCAGGGCCTGATCTGGCAGCGCGGATACGCCGAAGGCGACCTGGTCACGGACCTGTTCCCGGACGTCACCCCGGCCCTGCGCGCGTGGCACGACAAAGGCCTCGACCTGGCGGTGTTCTCGTCCGGCTCGGTCGCGGGCCAGGTGGCGGCGTTCTCCCGGACGTCGGACGGTGACATCACCACCCTGTTCTCGCAGCACTTCGACACCGTGAACGCGGGCCCGAAGCGCGAGGCGCCGTCCTACCGGGCGATCGCGACCGCGCTGAACGCGCCACCGGAGCAGATCGTGTTCCTGTCCGACGTTCCGGCGGAGCTGGACGCGGCAGCGGAGGACGGCTGGCAGACGGTGGGCCTGGCCAGGCCGGGCGAGCCGTTCGGTGACGCGGACTTCGGCAGCCACCTGGCGATCGAGTCGTTCGCGCAGATCACGGTGGATCCGGCATGA
- the mtnB gene encoding methylthioribulose 1-phosphate dehydratase translates to MNLPEAGALLAAECARYTELGWMRGTSGNLSVRLSDDPLRLAVTASGLDKGELTASDVVEIDATGAPVSEGALAPSAEAGLHGRIAAVSGAGAVVHVHVLAPVLAAERWPGGVELRDLEMLKGFGRAAHDDLVTIPVVRNSQDMQALGDAFEAGWRADTPALIVARHGLYVWGSDLRQARHRTECLEWLTRFIIEA, encoded by the coding sequence ATGAACCTGCCGGAAGCCGGGGCACTGCTGGCGGCGGAGTGCGCGCGGTACACCGAGCTCGGCTGGATGCGCGGAACCTCCGGGAACCTGTCGGTGCGGCTGAGCGACGACCCGTTGCGGCTCGCGGTGACGGCCAGCGGCCTGGACAAGGGTGAGCTGACGGCGTCGGACGTCGTGGAGATCGACGCGACGGGCGCCCCGGTCAGCGAGGGCGCGCTGGCCCCGTCAGCCGAAGCAGGCCTGCACGGCAGAATCGCGGCGGTGTCCGGCGCAGGCGCGGTGGTGCACGTCCACGTGCTGGCACCGGTGCTGGCAGCCGAACGCTGGCCAGGCGGCGTCGAACTGCGTGACCTCGAGATGCTCAAGGGTTTCGGCCGGGCAGCGCACGACGACCTGGTGACCATCCCGGTAGTGCGCAACAGCCAGGACATGCAAGCACTGGGCGACGCGTTCGAAGCAGGCTGGCGGGCGGACACCCCGGCCCTCATCGTGGCCCGCCACGGCCTCTACGTGTGGGGCAGTGACCTGCGTCAAGCCAGGCATCGGACGGAGTGCCTGGAATGGCTGACGAGGTTCATAATCGAAGCATGA
- a CDS encoding 1,2-dihydroxy-3-keto-5-methylthiopentene dioxygenase has product MTLLTAWPDTDSSQVLIRTEDAEEIKGELKQLGVRFDRWPVVDLPAEPTSDEVLAVYREYVDRVNESEGYTYVDALHMTPQNTPEWAESAAQARQKFLAEHTHDDDEDRFFARGAGVFYLHVDAKVYGILCEAGDLLSVPANTTHWFDMGTRPDYVAIRFFHDDGGWVGNFTGNTLANDFPSFDELTANR; this is encoded by the coding sequence ATGACGCTGCTGACCGCATGGCCCGACACGGACTCGTCGCAGGTGCTGATCCGCACTGAGGACGCCGAGGAGATCAAGGGTGAGCTCAAGCAGCTCGGCGTCCGCTTCGACCGCTGGCCGGTCGTGGACCTCCCAGCGGAACCCACCTCGGACGAGGTGCTGGCGGTCTACCGCGAGTACGTCGACAGGGTGAACGAGAGCGAGGGCTACACATACGTGGACGCCCTGCACATGACACCGCAGAACACTCCGGAATGGGCGGAGTCAGCGGCACAGGCCAGGCAGAAGTTCCTGGCGGAACACACCCATGACGACGACGAAGACAGGTTCTTCGCACGCGGAGCGGGCGTCTTCTACCTGCACGTGGATGCCAAGGTGTACGGGATCCTGTGTGAGGCAGGCGATCTGTTGAGCGTCCCGGCGAACACGACGCACTGGTTCGACATGGGAACACGGCCGGACTACGTGGCGATCCGCTTCTTCCACGACGACGGCGGCTGGGTCGGGAACTTCACCGGAAACACCCTGGCGAACGACTTCCCAAGCTTCGACGAACTGACAGCAAACCGATAA